The following proteins are encoded in a genomic region of Ammospiza caudacuta isolate bAmmCau1 chromosome 3, bAmmCau1.pri, whole genome shotgun sequence:
- the LOC131556065 gene encoding taste receptor type 2 member 40-like, which yields MEACHPTQQYNVTSYGVLNVSIITLEAFAGMWINAFIVCVLCIACVKKKTLNSNEKILLLLGCSRFWYLCIAWIYKFLSFIYPNYLYVHTILQLAVFFQAFFDHCNLWFSASLCGFYCIKIATFRNRFFIYLKLKIDRMVPWLLLGSGILALAVGIVAYDVADTPHCNSNSTGQGNFGTANIKMDKHFFPSFFLAGFEYAASFMAVIFSAVFLLFSLWRHKCTMQTNSMKDLSMDAHIRAMKSIFSFLVVYSINFVCLVLNMVYVTKKLNHMTFLILVFQYIFPGLHSLVLVFSNPKLEKALLKILPLERSVKRKVCMS from the coding sequence ATGGAAGCTTGTCATCCCACACAGCAATACAATGTCACTTCATATGGGGTCTTGAATGTGTCCATCATCACCCTGGAGGCATTTGCTGGCATGTGGATCAATGCTTTCATCGTTTGTGTGCTTTGCATTGCCTGtgtcaaaaagaaaactttgaaCTCTAATGAGAAgatcttgctgctgctgggatgctCCAGGTTTTGGTATTTGTGCATTGCCTGGATATataaatttctttcctttatttatcCCAATTACCTTTATGTTCATACCATACTTCAACTAGCTGTATTTTTTCAAGCCTTTTTTGATCATTGCAACTTGTGGTTTTCAGCCTCTCTTTGTGGTTTTTATTGTATAAAAATTGCCACTTTCAGGAACAGGTTCTTCATCTAcctgaaattaaaaattgacAGGATGGTGCCCTGGCTCTTGTTGGGATCAGGGATTTTAGCTTTGGCTGTTGGCATTGTTGCCTATGATGTCGCTGATACACCGCACTGCAACAGCAATTCCACAGGACAAGGAAACTTTGGGACAGCAAATATCAAAATGgataaacattttttcccttctttttttctcgCTGGCTTTGAATATGCTGCTTCATTCATGGCAGTCatcttttctgctgttttccttctcttttctctctggagACACAAGTGCACGATGCAGACCAACTCCATGAAGGACCTCAGCATGGATGCCCACATCAGAGCCATGAAATCTATTTTCTCCTTCTTAGTGGTGTACAGCATCAACTTTGTATGTTTGGTCTTAAATATGGTTTATGTCACAAAGAAGTTAAATCATATGACATTTCTCATTTTAGTATTTCAGTACATTTTTCCGGGTCTTCACTCCCTTGTTCTGGTTTTCAGCAACCCCAAATTAGAAAAGGCACTGCTAAAGATTCTTCCCTTAGAAAGAAGTGTAAAACGCAAGGTTTGCATGAGTTAG
- the LOC131556016 gene encoding taste receptor type 2 member 9-like: MEACHPSRQPKVTSYGAMALAIITLEAFPGMWINAFLVCVLCIGWVKKKTLNSNEKILLLLGCSRFWYLCFSWVYCSLSTTYPNFLFVQPTFQLIVLFQSFSNCSNLWVSACLCVFYCIKIATFRNRFFIYLKLKTDRIVPWLLLASLLSALAIGIIAYDIAVTELSINHNSTGQGNFSKVSDKMGENFFQIYFIYGLGFVTSFTVVISSALLLLFSLWRHKCKMQKNSMNSLSMDAHIKAMKSILSFFIMYSINFIFLILSLIPSTKEEKYVALLSLIFLYAFPGVHSLIVIFSNPKLEKTLIRIISCVKCKDCMK; this comes from the coding sequence ATGGAAGCTTGTCACCCTTCACGGCAACCCAAGGTTACTTCATATGGGGCCATGGCTTTGGCCATCATCACCCTGGAGGCATTTCCTGGCATGTGGATCAATGCCTTCCTCGTTTGTGTGCTTTGCATTGGCTGGGTCAAAAAGAAAACCCTGAACTCTAATGAGAAgatcttgctgctgctgggatgctCCAGGTTTTGGTATTTGTGCTTCTCATGGGTATATTGCTCCCTTTCAACAACTTATccaaatttcctttttgttcaACCCACATTTCAACTAATTGTACTTTTTCAAAGCTTTTCTAATTGTTCCAACTTGTGGGTTTCTGCCTGTCTTTGTGTTTTTTATTGTATAAAAATTGCCACTTTCAGGAACAGGTTCTTCATCTACCTGAAATTAAAAACAGACAGGATTGTGCCTTGGCTTTTGTTGGCATCTTTGCTTTCCGCCTTGGCTATCGGCATCATTGCCTATGATATCGCTGTTACAGAGCTCAGTATCAACCACAATTCCACTGGGCAAGGAAATTTTTCAAAAGTTAGTGACAAAATGGGTGAAAATTTTTTCCAGATATATTTTATCTATGGCTTGGGATTTGTCACATCTTTCACAGTAGTCATCTCTTCtgcccttctccttctcttttctctctggagACACAAATGCAAGATGCAGAAAAACTCCATGAACAGCCTCAGCATGGATGCCCACATCAAAGCCATGAAATCTATTCTCTCCTTTTTTATAATGTATAGTATTAACTTTATATTTTTGATTCTGTCACTAATTCCTtcaacaaaggaagaaaaatatgtggCACTTCTTAGTTTAATATTTCTGTACGCTTTTCCAGGTGTTCATTCCCTTATTGTGATTTTCAGCAATCCCAAACTGGAAAAGACACTGATAAGGATTATATCCTGTGTCAAGTGCAAGGATTGCATGAAGTAG